A genomic window from Indicator indicator isolate 239-I01 chromosome 10, UM_Iind_1.1, whole genome shotgun sequence includes:
- the TMEM53 gene encoding transmembrane protein 53 yields MGARRLEAVVELSPGEARGAGTKRGPADGQPVVILLGWAGCQDKHLAKYSTIYSQKGCTVIRYTAPWRMIFFSETFGIRSLQTPARQLLELLFDYSVENRPVLFHVFSNGGAMLYRYVVEALHTHKPFNNLKVAGIIFDSAPGRRNLRGALRALAAVLVSKNVLLKYFLLFAFATTAVVLRILLYPLTRFIHQSHYDALLKAPSCWPELYLYSQADAIIKAGEVKHMADARQQLGVSVKAVDFSDSAHVSHVRAYPTYYSNLCVTFLADCVRASPR; encoded by the exons ATGGGGGCGCGCAGGCTGGAGGCGGTGGTGGAGTTGTCGCCGGGGGAGGCTCGCGGTGCGGGGACGA agAGAGGGCCTGCAGATGGTCAGCCTGTGGTGATCCTTCTaggctgggcaggctgccagGACAAACACTTGGCCAAATACAGCACAATCTACAGTCAGAAG GGGTGCACTGTCATCCGCTACACAGCTCCATGGAGGATGATATTCTTCTCTGAGACCTTTGGCATAAGATCCCTCCAGACTCCTGCCAGGCAactcctggagctgctctttgaCTACAGTGTTGAAAACAGACCGGTTCTCTTCCACGTTTTTAGCAATGGTGGTGCCATGCTGTACCGTTACGTTGTCGAGGCGCTCCACACTCACAAGCCATTTAACAACCTCAAAGTAGCAGGCATTATTTTTGATAGTGCACCTGGCAGAAGAAACTTGAGAGGAGCGCTTCGTGCCTTGGCAGCTGTCTTGGTATCCAAGAATGTGCTGCTCAAGTATTTCCTCTTATTTGCTTTCGCTACTACGGCTGTTGTGCTGCGGATCCTGCTGTACCCACTGACCCGCTTCATCCACCAGAGCCATTATGATGCCCTGCTGAAAGCTCCCTCCTGCTGGCCTGAGCTTTACCTCTATTCCCAAGCTGATGCCATCATCAAGGCCGGCGAAGTTAAGCATATGGCTgatgccaggcagcagcttggTGTCTCTGTGAAAGCTGTAGACTTCTCGGATTCGGCTCACGTCAGCCATGTGCGGGCATATCCCACCTATTACAGCAACCTCTGTGTGACTTTCCTGGCTGACTGTGTCAGGGCCTCACCTCGTTAG